In Gigantopelta aegis isolate Gae_Host unplaced genomic scaffold, Gae_host_genome ctg3022_pilon_pilon:::debris, whole genome shotgun sequence, a single window of DNA contains:
- the LOC121391855 gene encoding BTB/POZ domain-containing protein 6-like has translation MATCKSSSQTGRDSWQSRKSLSKCLRHSLENRMFSDVTFKVGREQKSVQAHRLIVSIRSGVFEAMFYGPLAEQDEIIIPEVEHDIFEQFLRYLYTDKVTMDGASVMGLLYVSKKYDVKTLEQKCLAYLSSSITTDNACVILEQAHVFDEQELKEKALTFILENGDAALKSSGVIEVCQECLVKIIQAEELVADEQSVFGAVVAWSESACRKQNKVVTHENRRQVLGEATKHVRFPLLDQKYFVKNVPPTNLLTDTEKFKILAHWVSPDESVLPFNANKRIGIIRQEKIIIQRLTLVYFSSNAYPCTSAVDHGIMFSVNQDASLLGFQLYGPKSRTTANYDIRAFITDPTTDDVIEGSSVTKSVSVAAGTTTYDVEFPRPLKLSKDKKYNLIVNVDGPDSHWGKSGRSTVQNGSFVCSFFNCQKSKHSKKPNMCTDVTGGQIPGLMFLV, from the exons ATGGCGACATGCAAATCAAGTAGTCAGACTGGTCGTGACAGCTGGCAGAGCAGAAAATCTCTTTCAAAATGTCTCAGACATTCTCTTGAAAATAGAATGTTCAGTGATGTGACATTCAAGGTGGGAAGAGAACAGAAGAGCGTCCAGGCTCACAGACTGATTGTCAGTATTCGCAGCGGCGTGTTCGAGGCCATGTTCTACGGACCATTGGCAGAGCAGGATGAGATCATCATTCCGGAAGTAGAACACGACATATTTGAACAGTTTCTAAG GTATCTCTACACAGATAAGGTCACAATGGATGGTGCCAGTGTAATGGGTTTGTTGTACGTATCAAAGAAGTATGACGTCAAAACCCTGGAACAGAAGTGCCTGGCGTATTTATCTTCATCGATCACGACAGACAACGCCTGTGTGATACTGGAACAGGCCCACGTGTTTGATGAGCAGGAATTGAAAGAAAAAGCTCTGacttttattttggaaaatggaGATGCCGCTCTAAAATCATctggagttatcgaagtttgtcAGGAATGCTTGGTTAAGATCATACAAGCGGAAGAACTGGTGGCCGATGAACAATCTGTCTTTGGCGCTGTTGTGGCGTGGAGTGAGAGCGCGTGCAGGAAACAGAACAAAGTTGTAACTCACGAAAACAGACGGCAGGTGCTTGGGGAAGCCACAAAGCACGTGCGGTTTCCCTTACTTGACCAGAAGTATTTCGTAAAAAATGTACCACCAACTAACTTGCTGACTGacacagaaaaattcaagatctTGGCACATTGGGTGTCTCCTGATGAAAGCGTTTTACCATTTAACGCCAACAAGCGCATAGGTATTATCCGTCAAGAGAAAATTATAATACAACGTCTAACCCTAGTGTATTTTTCTTCAAATGCATATCCATGTACTAGTGCTGTAGATCATGGAATTATGTTTTCTGTAAACCAAGACGCATCACTACTAGGATTCCAGTTGTATGGTCCCAAAAGCAGAACCACTGCAAATTATGACATCAGAGCTTTCATAACTGACCCGACAACAGATGACGTAATCGAAGGTTCATCAGTGACAAAGTCAGTCTCAGTCGCAGCTGGGACGACAACATATGACGTGGAGTTTCCTCGACCTCTAAAACTGAGTAAAGACAAGAAGTACAATCTGATTGTTAACGTCGATGGGCCTGACTCACACTGGGGGAAGTCGGGCAGATCTACAGTACAGAACGGGTCGTTTGTGTGCTCATTCTTCAACTGCCAGAAATCCAAACACAGTAAGAAACCAAACATGTGTACAGATGTGACTGGAGGACAGATCCCTGGTTTGATGTTCTTAGTATGA
- the LOC121391854 gene encoding uncharacterized protein LOC121391854 — protein MREFAVKHRDRVTFVCLDDKSKLDFGEPGAALSSGVRGKKSVVPTTSTLSCLDHDVGQKGSITPSVCLNVEIPETPDGSFYRGQVTVIFKDSIFEPSSPFRHAVELQNILAQEGTFKPVLMLFTDGGPDHRVTYHAVKLSLIILFRRLGLDMIVAGRTAPGYSWANPAERIMSLLNLAFQNAALTRNECTSAVEQALRSCNSMEDIRKKSRTVPGLEDAWVASLQEMEKMLQERVDRIQLKGQNFKCLSAATKDAINEFEDDIQNIDPELVKGQYQQVNVNKKQKYQDFLKTHCLERTYTFQVRKCNDATCCVPPVIQFPWLPDPEIALDGQHFKPFDEVLGFPTTEKDRPSSQRQTLTAIAEDQQGCNNSVLVGQNVRQTVHCHECGKPRCVYSKSSFTSRDTRSFKRLIESHDYTCGSILTPDGHILQGKAFVRLQMCCITPIEFAYFASSSIVRKDICCHCGSFGAERDKDLMQNYRVVLPVCINCKHLGSPKRNPIRK, from the exons ATGCGTGAGTTTGCTGTGAAACATCGAGACAGAGTTACCTTTGTGTGTCTAGATGACAAATCAAAACTAGATTTTGGAGAGCCGGGTGCTGCCTTATCATCAGGAGTGCGCGGAAAGAAATCTGTTGTTCCTACTACATCAACTCTTTCATGTTTGGATCATGATGTAGGCCAAAAGGGCTCTATCACACCATCAGTGTGTCTAAATGTAGAGATACCTGAAACACCAGACGGTTCTTTCTACAGAGGCCAAGTAACTGTTATTTTCAAAGATAGCATTTTTGAGCCAAGCTCACCCTTTAGGCATGCTGTTGAACTTCAGAATATCCTAGCACAGGAAGGTACCTTCAAACCAGTCTTGATGTTGTTCACAGATGGTGGTCCTGATCACAGAGTCACATATCATGCAGTGAAACTTTCACTCATCATTCTCTTTCGGCGTCTTGGCTTGGACATGATAGTTGCTGGTCGAACAGCCCCAGGGTACAGTTGGGCAAATCCTGCAGAAAGAATCATGAGTTTACTTAATCTTGCATTTCAGAATGCAGCTCTAACGAGGAATGAATGTACTAGTGCTGTGGAACAGGCACTGAGGAGTTGCAATTCAATGGAAGACATCCGGAAAAAGAGTCGGACTGTACCAGGACTTGAAGATGCTTGGGTTGCATCACTCCAAGAGATGGAAAAAATGCTTCAGGAGAGAGTTGATCGGATCCAGTTGAAAGGTCAAAACTTTAAATGTCTCAGTGCAGCTACAAAAGATGCAATCAATGAATTTGAGGATGATATCCAGAACATTGATCCAGAACTTGTTAAGGGACAATATCAGCAAGTGAATGTGAACAAAAAGCAGAAATATCAGGACTTTTTGAAGACTCACTGTCTAGAGCGCACATACACTTTTCAGGTCAGAAAATGTAATGATGCGACATGTTGTGTTCCGCCAGTTATTCAGTTTCCTTGGCTGCCTGACCCAGAAATTGCCTTGGATGGTCAGCACTTCAAGCCCTTTGATGAAGTACTTGGCTTTCCTACGACTGAAAAGGACCGTCCATCTTCTCAAAGGCAAACCCTGACTGCTATTGCGGAAGATCAACAG GGCTGCAACAATTCAGTACTTGTTGGTCAGAATGTCCGGCAGACGGTTCACTGCCATGAATGTGGGAAACCACGCTGTGTCTACTCAAAATCCTCTTTCACAAGTCGTGATACCAGGTCCTTCAAGCGACTGATCGAGTCTCATGACTACACTTGTGGGTCCATCTTGACCCCTGATG GTCACATACTTCAAGGAAAGGCATTTGTCAGACTTCAGATGTGCTGTATCACTCCAATCGAGTTTGCATATTTTGCATCATCGTCCATCGTCCGCAAGGATATATGTTGTCATTGTGGGAGTTTCGGGGCAGAACGAGACAAGGATCTCATGCAGAACTATCGCGTTGTATTACCTGTTTGCATTAATTGCAAGCACCTTGGATCTCCAAAGAGGAATCCTATTCGGAAATGA